One Gammaproteobacteria bacterium genomic window, TTAACCTAGGAATACCTCATACGCAATCTATTGGTAACGGGTTAAATGAATTAAGAGTTAAAAGTAAAGATAAGAATAACGCGAGTATTTTATTGTACAAAAGTAGGCAAACAGATTGTAATGCTGTATGTTTTTATTAAGAAAAGTCAAAAGATTCCAAAAAAAGAACACGCGCTTGCAACAAAACGAATGAAAGAGCTGCTTTCCAATGAAACATGAAGAATTTAAAAACAGGCATTAAAAAACAAAAAAGTTAGACAAGAGTATGAAGCTTTAGAACCAGAATTTAGCTTGCTAAAACAAATATTAAAAGCACGCAACAAAACTGGTTTAAGCCAAACGGATATTGCTAAACGCATGGGGACAAAACCACCCGCTATTACAAGATTAGAATCATCTTTATCTAGTGGCCAACACTCACCATCTATTGCAACACTAAAAAAATATGCGGTAGCTTTAGACTGTCGGCTAGAAATAAAATTCGTACCTTAAAAGCCCAATAAGTAGCTGCAGCAGACGCGTAACCGCGCTGTTTATCTCAAATGTTAGACGAATGCAATAATGAGCATAGGTATAATTTATTTCAATTGTTGTTGGGTTGATAATTGCTTGGTGCTGGTTC contains:
- a CDS encoding type II toxin-antitoxin system RelE/ParE family toxin, with translation MLYVFIKKSQKIPKKEHALATKRMKELLSNET
- a CDS encoding helix-turn-helix domain-containing protein; the protein is MLKQILKARNKTGLSQTDIAKRMGTKPPAITRLESSLSSGQHSPSIATLKKYAVALDCRLEIKFVP